The Primulina huaijiensis isolate GDHJ02 chromosome 12, ASM1229523v2, whole genome shotgun sequence genome has a window encoding:
- the LOC140990622 gene encoding E3 ubiquitin-protein ligase AIP2-like yields the protein MAQEEDVKSRLQELQKQLAKKQMFEESVSNIGSLLRQRYPSASPSLQESFYSVLCRVSTILKTRYTSPGFWNAGLRLFQEAEQMVKDDSKKKHLQSCITQAREQLGEIQNVSEELRETQNRINRGYLFEGHLTVDPEPPQPDWLVQSNLLTAAATLFHGESSVQLDSGSTTDGAVNIYQELFDRLDNIVPEILDIDSGIPRAPPASKEVVAKLPVTTVTEEILSKVGKDAACSICQENMLVEDQMQELPCKHMFHPPCLKPWLDVHNSCPICRHELKTDDHAYESWKEKEKEAEEERKGAANAIRGGEYMYV from the exons ATGGCGCAAGAGGAAGACGTGAAATCGAGGCTGCAGGAGCTTCAGAAACAGCTTGCCAAGAAGCAGATGTTCGAGGAATCTGTTTCCAACATCGGATCTCTCCTTCGACAGCGTTATCCATCTGCTTCGCCTTCTCTCCAAGAATCG TTCTATTCAGTACTTTGCCGAGTTTCAACTATTTTGAAGACGAGATACACGTCCCCTGGATTTTGGAATGCTGGGCTTAGGCTTTTCCAGGAGGCTGAGCAGATGGTCAAGGATGACTCCAAGAAGAAACACTTGCAAAGTTGCATCACTCAGGCACGAGAGCAATTGGGTGAAATACAGAACGTATCTGAAGAATTAAGAGAGACACAAAATAGAATTAATAGAG GTTATCTCTTTGAAGGGCATCTCACTGTCGATCCTGAGCCTCCACAGCCTGATTGGTTAGTGCAGTCGAATTTGCTTACAGCAGCTGCTACCTTGTTTCATGGTGAATCTTCAGTGCAATTGGACAGTGGTAGCACCACGGATGGTGCTGTCAACATATATCAGGAGTTGTTTGATAGGCTGGATAATATTGTCCCAGAG ATCCTAGACATCGATTCCGGTATCCCTAGAGCCCCACCTGCCAGCAAGGAAGTTGTGGCAAAACTTCCAGTTACTACAGTTACAGAAGAAATCTTGAGTAAAGTTGGTAAAGACGCTGCATGCTCCATTTGCCAAGAAAATATGCTTGTTGAAGATCAGATGCAAGAATTACCCTGCAAACACATGTTCCATCCTCCTTGTCTCAAACCATGGCTG GATGTACATAATTCTTGTCCAATATGTCGGCATGAACTGAAGACCGATGATCATGCATACGAAAGTTGGAAGGAGAAGGAGAAAGAAGCTGAAGAAGAGAGGAAAGGCGCTGCAAATGCCATACGTGGAGGTGAATACATGTATGTGTAG
- the LOC140990250 gene encoding RNA-binding protein involved in heterochromatin assembly dri1-like, whose amino-acid sequence MNRPGDWNCRSCHHLNFQRRDSCQRCGDPRPGERGDYGGRGGPNLYAFTGPDVRPGDWYCSVGNCGAHNFASRSSCFKCGAVKDEASGGGGSAFDGDYPRRNFPFGGGGGGRSGWKSGDWICTRLGCNEHNFANRMECFKCNAPKESSSTSSF is encoded by the exons ATGAACAGGCCCGGAGATTGGAACTGCAGATCATGCCACCACCTCAACTTCCAAAGGAGAGACTCCTGCCAGCGCTGCGGAGACCCGAGGCCCGGAGAGAGAGGTGATTACGGCGGGAGAGGCGGGCCGAACTTGTACGCGTTCACGGGACCCGACGTCAGGCCCGGCGACTGGTACTGCTCCGTTGGCAACTGCGGAGCCCACAACTTCGCCAGCCGCTCCAGCTGCTTCAAGTGTGGCGCTGTCAAGGATGAAGCCTCCGGAGGCGGCGGCTCCGCTTTCGATGGAGACTATCCGCGCCGTAACTTTCCGTTTGGCGGCGGCGGAGGCGGCCGCTCTGGTTGGAAATCTGGTGACTGGATATGCACCAG gtTGGGTTGCAACGAGCACAACTTCGCGAACAGGATGGAATGCTTCAAGTGCAATGCTCCCAAGGAAAGCAGCAGCACATCTTCGTTCTAA
- the LOC140989536 gene encoding fatty-acid-binding protein 2-like produces MRNNFLFFIDQDGGSSGIFSTDLLIPHGSRCHWLSHIASLVDSSRYLYLHGSVVLQEAFNSMSKFSGALVLWFATGSNTSNSNLQGDHIGSNSSYRKVCTHVKHISSVRRELTGFWCKVRSTRKPSIFGKISSFTLKQFYKETERIQSFPLVSLAAMLVPPFTNVATNALAFPLETSSIETQTCLDQKPCEIENGGFEPFNNLYFQSLAFSKNAVERRTGIEFPTMLASRMDGEQDSNFNPEVLVGTGSRIMTIIIKSLNIYAFGFYVHPFDICEKLGPKYACIPEYELNKCRDFYQDLLREDINMTVRLVVSCNGIKINAVKDAFEKSLRSRLTKTNPNADFRCLDAFGSLFSQDIPLDMGTIIDFRRTADGYIIIEVGGNHIGAVQSKDLCRAFFDMYIGDIPACEQTKDEIGKNVANIMRKC; encoded by the exons ATGAggaacaatttcttgttcttcATTGACCAGGATGGCGGGTCATCTGGCATTTTTTCAACAGATCTTCTTATTCCACATGGTTCAAGGTGTCATTGGCTCTCTCATATTGCTTCATTGGTTGACAGTTCAAGATATCTTTATCTACATGGAAGTGTTGTTCTTCAAGAGGCTTTTAATTCCATGTCAAAGTTTTCTGGTGCTCTAGTGTTATGGTTTGCAACTGGGTCGAATACCAGCAATTCCAATCTACAGGGTGATCATATTGGTTCCAATTCCAGCTATCGTAAAGTTTGTACACATGTAAAGCATATTTCTTCAGTAAGACGGGAATTAACGGGATTTTGGTGTAAGGTGAGGTCTACAAGGAAACCTTCCATTTTCGGAAAGATATCGAGTTTTACTCTGAAGCAATTTTATAAAGAAACTGAACGGATTCAGTCATTTCCATTGGTTTCATTAGCTGCCATGTTGGTTCCACCATTCACGAATGT CGCTACAAATGCACTAGCTTTTCCGCTAGAAACAAGCTCTATAGAGACACAGACATGTTTAGATCAGAAGCCATGTGAGATTGAAAATGGAGGATTTGAACCCTTCAATAATCTTTATTTCCAGAGTTTAGCTTTTTCCAAGAATGCAGTTGAGCGCAGAACAGGCATCGAGTTCCCCACCATGTTGGCCAGCAGAATGGATGGAGAACAGGATTCCAATTTCAATCCAGAG GTCCTTGTTGGAACTGGATCTAGAATCATGACAATCATCATTAAGTCCCTAAATATATATGCATTTGGCTTTT ATGTTCATCCGTTTGACATTTGTGAGAAATTGGGGCCAAAGTATGCTTGCATTCCAGAATATGAGTTGAACAAGTGCCGAGATTTTTATCAGGATCTTCTTAG GGAGGATATAAACATGACAGTTAGACTTGTGGTCAGTTGCAATGGAATCAAAATCAATGCCGTGAAAGA TGCTTTTGAAAAATCTCTCAGAAGTCGATTAACAAAA ACAAATCCTAACGCTGACTTCCGCTGCTTAGATGCCTTTGGTTCATTATTTTCACAAGACATTCCCTTAGACATG GGAACAATAATTGATTTCAGGCGTACAGCTGATGGATATATAATTATTGAAG TTGGAGGAAATCACATTGGAGCAGTCCAAAGCAAAGATTTGTGCA GGGCATTTTTCGACATGTACATTGGTGATATACCTGCGTGTGAGCAAACAAAAGATGAGATAGGGAAAAATGTGGCCAATATAATGAGGAAGTGCTGA